One Scomber japonicus isolate fScoJap1 chromosome 1, fScoJap1.pri, whole genome shotgun sequence DNA window includes the following coding sequences:
- the LOC128362298 gene encoding cytochrome P450 1A1, whose amino-acid sequence MALMILPFIGSLSVSESLVAMATVCLVYLILKFFRTEIPEGLRRLPGPKPLPIIGNVLEVGSKPYLSLTAMSKHYGPVFQIQIGMRPVVVLGSNEIVRQALIKQGDDFSGRPDLYSFRFINDGKSLSFSTDKAGVWRARRKLAYSALRSFSTLEGTTPEYSCMLEEHICKEGEYLLKRLNSVMKEDGSFDPFRNIVVSVANVICGMCFGRRYDHNDQELVGLVNLSDEFGQVVGSGNPADFIPILQFLPSTTMKRFVNLNERFVKFVQKIVTEHYSTFDKDNIRDITDSLIDHCEDRKLDENSNIQVSDEKIIGIVNDLFGAGFDTVSTALSWSVMYMVAYPEVQERLFQELKDTVGLDRTPLLSDKPHLPYLEAFIMEIFRHSSFLPFTIPHCTTRDTSLNGFFIPKDTCVFINQWQVNHDPELWKDPSSFNPERFLSADGTELNRLEGEKVLTFGMGKRRCIGEVIARNEVYLFLAILVQKLHFHAIPGEPLDMTPEYGLTMKHKRCHLTATMRARNEH is encoded by the exons ATGGCGCTAATGATACTGCCATTCATTGGATCATTGTCTGTATCTGAGAGTTTGGTGGCCATGGCAACGGTGTGTCTGGTCTACCTGATCCTCAAGTTCTTCCGCACTGAGATTCCTGAGGGGCTTCGTCGGCTCCCTGGCCCAAAGCCCCTGCCTATAATTGGAAATGTGCTGGAGGTGGGCAGCAAACCTTACCTGAGTCTCACTGCCATGAGCAAGCACTACGGCCCTGTGTTTCAGATCCAGATCGGCATGCGCCCTGTAGTCGTGCTGGGCAGCAATGAGATAGTCCGACAGGCTCTCATTAAGCAAGGGGATGATTTTTCAGGCAGGCCTGACCTGTACAGCTTCAGGTTCATCAACGATGGCAAGAGTCTGTCCTTCAGTACAGACAAGGCCGGTGTCTGGCGTGCACGCAGAAAGCTGGCCTACAGTGCTCTTCGCTCTTTCTCCACCCTGGAGGGCACAACCCCAGAGTACTCCTGCATGCTGGAGGAACACATCTGCAAAGAGGGAGAGTATCTGCTCAAACGGCTGAACAGTGTCATGAAGGAAGATGGCAGCTTTGACCCCTTCCGCAACATTGTTGTCTCTGTTGCTAATGTGATCTGTGGTATGTGCTTTGGCCGGCGTTATGACCACAATGACCAAGAGCTGGTCGGCTTGGTAAACCTCAGCGATGAGTTCGGCCAGGTGGTGGGCAGTGGCAACCCTGCAGACTTCATCCCTATTCTTCAATTCCTGCCCAGTACAACAATGAAGAGGTTTGTGAACCTCAATGAGCGCTTCGTCAAGTTTGTGCAAAAGATCGTCACCGAGCACTATTCCACTTTTGACAAG GACAACATTCGTGACATCACGGACTCCCTAATTGATCATTGCGAGGACAGGAAGTTGGATGAGAATTCCAACATCCAGGTGTCAGATGAGAAGATTATAGGGATTGTCAATGACCTGTTTGGAGCTG GTTTTGACACTGTCTCCACGGCCCTGTCTTGGTCAGTGATGTACATGGTGGCCTACCCAGAGGTTCAAGAAAGGCTTTTTCAAGAACTGA AGGACACAGTAGGACTGGACCgcactcctcttctctctgatAAACCCCATTTACCCTATCTGGAGGCCTTCATCATGGAGATCTTCCGCCACTCTTCATTCCTGCCCTTCACTATCCCACACTG CACCACCAGAGACACATCTCTGAATGGCTTCTTCATTCCTAAAGACACATGTGTCTTCATCAATCAGTGGCAGGTCAACCATGATCC TGAGCTGTGGAAAGATCCGTCCTCCTTCAATCCAGAACGCTTCCTGAGTGCTGACGGCACTGAGCTCAACAGGCTGGAAGGGGAGAAGGTGTTGACTTTTGGTATGGGAAAGCGCCGCTGCATTGGCGAGGTCATTGCACGAAATGAAGTCTACCTCTTCTTGGCCATCCTTGTCCAGAAGCTGCACTTCCACGCCATACCAGGAGAGCCACTGGACATGACTCCAGAATATGGTCTCACAATGAAGCATAAACGCTGCCACTTGACAGCCACAATGCGAGCAAGGAATGAGCACTGA